Proteins encoded in a region of the Phacochoerus africanus isolate WHEZ1 chromosome 8, ROS_Pafr_v1, whole genome shotgun sequence genome:
- the GFY gene encoding Golgi-associated olfactory signaling regulator, whose translation MKSLSPILFLVFLFAGLGSKAAPAASLPLGSDYPGMGHSSQPSPRASENSTLRGTSPESPRTAYPEPSQTPQAVSPEPSSLDLTETTTPDLRESPHPESPETPKPNSLSTSISESLEAPQINLSKTTHPEPPETPKTDPTEIPHTESPETLKPNPSKTSHPASSETPHPDPTQTPYQESPEIPTLNSTGISHTPSPENPDADPTETFEPKSPETHDPDNTETPDSEFLQTLPPHPTETPQPEFHVGHGPNPTEIPQTELPTTPYQNAAEIPRASDIGVATSLHAETPAPFKEDVLPLNPKPETPAATQPDALRLPASDSPGTAELKAPQNSSPIGPDAPPPSARTAGPLAPSGPPHQPAPATPRAPQRRSRGERVNTIIVVERVEETGVTLVGRPRGVAGGALCLFLAGTGLLIGICLLLWCLYRRAARHRPFAHHRLPNDGDEPVMHLDAPKDPYDLYFYAPDAWVPSHIATKQPPPTPPLPPKLPPPPRGGRPQRLEPLSPTTLPNNFV comes from the exons ATGAAATCCCTCAGCCCGATCCTCTTCCTTGTCTTCCTCTTCGCTGGGCTGGGTTCCAAGGCCGCCCCTGCAGCCTCACTGCCTTTGGGCTCTGACTATCCCGGGATGGGCCactcctcccagccctcccctcgGGCTTCCGAAAATTCCACTCTCCGTGGGACTAGCCCAGAATCCCCCAGGACTGCTTATCCTGAGCCCTCGCAGACACCTCAGGCGGTTTCCCCTGAGCCCTCCTCCCTTGACCTCACTGAGACTACCACACCTGACCTCCGAGAAAGCCCACACCCAGAGTCTCCTGAGACCCCCAAACCTAACTCACTCAGCACCTCAATATCAGAATCCCTGGAGGCCCCCCAAATTAACCTCTCCAAAACAACACACCCAGAACCTCCTGAGACCCCCAAAACTGACCCAACTGAAATTCCACACACAGAATCCCCTGAGACCCTCAAACCCAATCCCTCCAAAACTTCACACCCAGCATCTTCTGAGACCCCACACCCTGATCCCACTCAAACTCCATACCAAGAATCCCCGGAGATTCCCACACTTAACTCCACTGGAATCTCTCACACACCATCCCCTGAGAACCCAGATGCTGACCCCACTGAGACCTTTGAACCCAAGTCTCCAGAAACCCATGACCCTGACAACACTGAGACCCCAGACTCTGAATTCCTCCAGACCCTTCCTCCTCACCCAACTGAAACCCCCCAACCAGAATTTCATGTAGGCCACGGCCCCAACCCCACTGAAATTCCCCAAACAGAACTCCCCACAACCCCTTACCAAAATGCAGCAGAGATCCCCAGGGCCTCTGACATTGGGGTCGCCACTAGTCTCCACGCAGAAACGCCTGCACCCTTCAAGGAAGACGTGCTGCCCCTGAATCCCAAACCAGAAACACCTGCAGCCACCCAGCCCGATGCCCTGAGATTGCCCGCCTCAGACTCCCCTGGAACCGCTGAGCTGAAGGCCCCCCAGAACTCTAGCCCTATAGGGCCCGacgcccctcctccctcagcccgGACTGCGGGGCCCCTGGCTCCTTCAGGGCCCCCCCATCAACCGGCGCCTGCCACTCCGCGGGCCCCCCAGCGGCGCAGCCGAGGTGAGAGAGTCAACACCATCATCGTGGTGGAGCGAGTGGAGGAGACCG GCGTGACCCTGGTGGGACGTCCCCGGGGCGTGGCTGGAGGGGCGCTGTGCCTATTCCTCGCCGGCACCGGGCTACTTATCGGCATTTGCTTGTTGCTGTGGTGTCTCTACCGCCGGGCGGCTCGACATCGGCCCTTCGCACACCACCGGCTGCCGAACGACGGGGATGAACCGG TTATGCATCTGGACGCCCCAAAGGACCCCTATGACCTCTACTTTTATGCGCCGGACGCCTGGGTCCCTTCACACATCGCCACCAAGCAGCCACCGCCCACTCCTCCGCTGCCGCCCAAGCTGCCCCCACCGCCCCGCGGGGGCCGCCCCCAGCGCCTGGAACCGCTCTCCCCCACCACGCTCCCCAACAACTTCGTGTGA